Proteins from a single region of Candidatus Binatia bacterium:
- a CDS encoding serine hydrolase domain-containing protein: MLAAAATSFTLGVGSGSGATPKTATQANSQLVSALRSDLATYLKTRGAKERLSSLSLAVSYRPNQPTITVTSGTTTYGGGTPVTPTSLYQIGSNTKAFTAVAILQLEAKGKLSIDAPIGKYLPQYPAYAKLTLRRLLRMTSGLESYDNLPSWETSYASDPMANVPADALIRTIYPQIKFPSGSKYHYSNTGYLIAQEIVSALSDSKSFSAEIARIASSVGLRHTFYTSHLYSPQIARDVVAGYYEQADKGLQPLRGKDVSGDSLSWAQGAGSMVSTPADLITWARALYTSTTLLPAKQRAEMMTLVSTKTAKPLAKPTADDPSGFGLGVVERYNAQMGTFWFYQGETLGFRAAHIYFPDSGLVVAIFANSRPIESESHIAQLFAQLYATIKKYAPKPA; this comes from the coding sequence TTGCTTGCCGCTGCGGCGACTTCGTTCACGCTGGGCGTTGGCTCCGGCTCGGGCGCGACGCCCAAAACTGCGACGCAAGCGAATTCGCAGCTGGTCTCGGCGCTGCGGAGCGATCTCGCGACGTACCTCAAGACGCGCGGAGCGAAAGAGCGCCTTTCGTCCCTATCGCTCGCGGTAAGTTATCGACCCAATCAACCCACCATTACGGTGACGAGCGGCACGACGACCTATGGGGGCGGCACGCCGGTGACTCCGACGAGTCTCTATCAAATCGGCAGCAATACGAAAGCGTTCACCGCCGTCGCAATTCTGCAACTCGAAGCCAAGGGAAAGCTTTCGATCGACGCCCCCATCGGTAAGTATCTGCCGCAATACCCCGCTTATGCGAAACTTACGCTGCGGCGGCTGCTCCGTATGACGAGCGGGCTCGAATCGTACGATAATCTACCTTCCTGGGAGACGTCGTACGCGAGCGATCCCATGGCAAATGTGCCCGCCGACGCGCTCATTCGCACGATCTATCCACAGATCAAATTTCCGTCGGGTTCGAAGTACCACTACTCTAACACCGGATACCTCATCGCCCAGGAAATAGTCTCGGCGCTTAGCGACAGCAAGAGCTTTTCAGCTGAGATCGCACGAATTGCGAGCAGCGTCGGGCTGCGGCACACGTTCTACACGTCGCATCTTTATTCGCCGCAGATTGCGCGCGACGTCGTCGCCGGCTACTACGAACAAGCGGATAAGGGGCTGCAGCCGCTCCGCGGCAAGGACGTGAGCGGCGACAGCCTGTCCTGGGCACAAGGTGCGGGCTCTATGGTCTCAACGCCGGCGGATCTCATCACTTGGGCCCGGGCTCTCTACACGAGCACGACGCTGTTGCCGGCAAAGCAGAGAGCGGAGATGATGACCCTCGTCTCGACGAAGACGGCCAAGCCGCTCGCCAAGCCGACCGCCGACGATCCTTCAGGATTTGGTCTGGGTGTGGTGGAGCGGTACAATGCGCAGATGGGCACGTTTTGGTTTTACCAAGGCGAGACGCTGGGATTCCGTGCCGCTCACATCTACTTTCCCGACTCAGGCCTCGTCGTCGCGATCTTCGCGAACAGCCGCCCTATTGAATCCGAGAGCCACATCGCGCAGCTCTTCGCTCAGCTCTACGCGACCATCAAAAAGTACGCCCCAAAGCCTGCTTAA
- a CDS encoding glycoside hydrolase family 47 protein — protein MKRNEFLKTAAASAIVATPGAYGTPAPRTVAQEIREEFLHVWNGYKQFAWGYDEFRPVSRAPKNFFLPDHSFGLSIIEALDTLYVMELDAELDACVTWLRSHLEFDVDGDVQMFEAVIRMVAGLVTGYYATGEGFLLDGARDLANRLLVCFTKSPSGAPYRYANLRTGAVSRPESNLAEIGSNVLEFGDLTRLTGDRKYVDASLKAYETVIAKRSSLNLLGTNFDVEKDEYIGSDDVAPDEPADSFYEYLWGGWQMLGIESCREWWETLTQAILAYKVTHVGGLLWFKAVDFRTGLPTGDASITELSSFYAELVAKGGFPAVGAAFYDSWTTVIDRYELIPEAIFYPDLSIVDPRYWMRPEYPNAAFDLWFLTHDEKYRRTAYRYFLALREHCRVANGYTVLTDVRPRPMVRGDYFPAYSFSENFKYLYLMFAESPRFDAAHYYLNTEGKIMRGLRR, from the coding sequence ATGAAGCGTAACGAATTTCTTAAAACGGCCGCCGCATCCGCGATTGTTGCGACACCGGGCGCCTACGGTACGCCGGCTCCGCGTACGGTGGCGCAGGAGATCCGTGAAGAGTTCCTTCATGTTTGGAACGGCTACAAGCAGTTCGCCTGGGGATACGACGAGTTTCGGCCAGTCAGTCGAGCCCCGAAAAACTTCTTCCTTCCGGATCATTCGTTCGGACTCTCGATCATCGAGGCACTAGATACACTCTACGTTATGGAGCTCGACGCCGAGCTCGACGCATGCGTTACCTGGCTTCGGTCGCACCTAGAATTCGATGTCGATGGCGACGTGCAGATGTTCGAGGCCGTCATTCGCATGGTCGCCGGTCTGGTGACGGGATACTACGCTACGGGGGAAGGCTTTTTGCTCGACGGGGCGCGCGACTTGGCCAATCGATTGCTGGTCTGCTTCACGAAGTCACCCTCGGGAGCTCCGTACCGCTATGCAAATCTGCGCACGGGAGCCGTCAGCAGGCCCGAGAGCAATCTGGCTGAGATCGGATCGAATGTTCTGGAGTTTGGCGATCTCACTCGTCTCACCGGCGATCGGAAGTATGTGGACGCGTCCCTCAAAGCATATGAGACCGTGATCGCAAAACGATCGTCGCTGAATCTGCTCGGCACGAACTTTGACGTCGAAAAGGACGAATATATCGGTAGCGACGACGTCGCGCCGGACGAGCCGGCCGACTCCTTTTACGAATATCTTTGGGGCGGTTGGCAGATGCTCGGGATCGAAAGCTGCCGCGAGTGGTGGGAAACGCTCACCCAGGCGATTCTCGCGTACAAGGTGACGCACGTCGGCGGGCTTCTGTGGTTCAAAGCGGTCGACTTCCGCACGGGTTTGCCGACGGGAGACGCTTCGATCACTGAGCTGTCGTCGTTTTACGCCGAGCTAGTGGCCAAGGGCGGTTTTCCCGCCGTGGGCGCAGCGTTTTACGATTCATGGACGACCGTGATCGACCGCTACGAGCTGATACCCGAAGCGATCTTCTATCCGGACCTCTCGATCGTGGACCCACGCTATTGGATGCGTCCCGAATATCCGAACGCGGCATTCGATTTATGGTTTCTCACGCACGACGAAAAGTATCGTCGGACAGCCTACCGATACTTCTTGGCGCTACGCGAGCATTGCCGCGTTGCCAATGGATACACCGTGCTTACGGACGTGCGACCGCGGCCGATGGTGCGAGGCGACTACTTTCCGGCCTATTCGTTCTCGGAGAACTTTAAGTACCTGTACCTCATGTTCGCCGAATCGCCGAGGTTCGACGCGGCGCACTACTACCTCAACACCGAGGGCAAGATCATGCGTGGATTACGCCGGTAA
- a CDS encoding protease pro-enzyme activation domain-containing protein: MRSSTRAIAATLGFSLALTACGGQNASLPWSAGAGNGAAESSVRTASADKPLTSIPKPSGDLAYTDVGRRPANAPVRVSLTLRYNHQAELNRFVAMISAPGAHSRRFLTRKEFDDRYAPTLAQEQRVVRALRGAGFTIVRTFPNRTIIDATGRTAVVERYFSTEIHNVHQGKHGERYTNLAPATAPREIAPLVRDVSLNNLIVVRTVAEPDRRRHPTPTPSPTPTAKPTPTPTPTATPTPTPTPSPTPTPTAKPTPTPTPTPTASPTPSGGCNNAPPDNGPLTNSYGTLATGVAKPFDFPVQHGCNGAGYTAAVVIDDPVNTSYVATYLSAAGVTQTGTITNEAVDGGGSGDDAETDLDVQTISGLAPGANIIVYDIGSLGDQQIEDAYNQVLTDGKATAVNSSFGGCESSDVPFADSTNAIAQQGAAEGVEFSASSGDSGSNECGGLGVSAPAGDPYFSSIGGIDFTDTSGGVLTSVTMGSVSGYSGGGGVSTVFALPTYQNGITGMITSGRNQPDYSLPFFPVAVFTGGSWGEYLGTSWSSPASVALIIEANELHSAKLGWVDPTIYSLFSQTGYSTYYTPCTSGNNGAYSCNASRYNQAAGIGAPKGWALANAL, encoded by the coding sequence ATGCGAAGCTCAACACGCGCGATTGCAGCCACCCTCGGATTCTCACTGGCGCTTACCGCGTGCGGCGGTCAAAACGCCTCACTGCCTTGGAGCGCCGGCGCCGGCAACGGGGCGGCCGAGTCCTCGGTGCGCACGGCGTCCGCGGACAAGCCTCTGACGTCGATTCCAAAGCCGAGCGGCGACCTGGCGTATACCGACGTCGGCCGTCGTCCGGCTAACGCGCCGGTTCGGGTCTCGCTGACGCTCCGCTACAATCATCAGGCCGAACTCAATCGCTTCGTCGCGATGATCAGCGCTCCGGGTGCGCACTCACGGCGTTTTCTCACGCGCAAGGAGTTTGACGACCGCTACGCGCCCACATTGGCGCAAGAGCAGCGCGTCGTACGGGCTCTGCGGGGCGCGGGCTTCACGATCGTGCGGACTTTTCCCAATCGTACGATCATCGATGCGACGGGCCGGACCGCGGTCGTCGAGCGCTACTTTTCGACCGAGATTCACAACGTCCATCAGGGCAAGCACGGCGAACGTTACACGAACCTCGCGCCGGCGACCGCGCCGCGCGAGATTGCGCCGCTCGTTCGCGACGTTTCGCTCAATAACTTGATCGTCGTTCGCACCGTCGCTGAGCCAGACCGGCGTCGTCATCCGACACCGACGCCGTCGCCCACGCCGACGGCGAAGCCCACCCCGACTCCGACGCCGACAGCGACTCCGACGCCGACGCCGACGCCGAGTCCCACGCCGACGCCGACGGCGAAGCCTACTCCGACGCCGACGCCCACGCCAACGGCGAGCCCGACGCCGAGCGGCGGCTGCAACAACGCTCCTCCGGACAACGGGCCCCTGACGAACTCGTACGGAACGTTGGCCACGGGCGTGGCCAAGCCGTTTGATTTCCCCGTGCAGCACGGGTGCAACGGGGCCGGGTATACGGCGGCCGTTGTGATCGACGATCCCGTGAACACGAGCTACGTTGCGACGTATCTATCGGCAGCCGGCGTGACCCAGACCGGCACCATCACCAATGAGGCCGTGGACGGCGGCGGCAGCGGCGACGATGCCGAAACCGACCTCGACGTTCAAACCATCTCCGGGTTGGCTCCCGGTGCGAACATCATCGTGTACGACATCGGCTCGCTCGGGGATCAGCAGATTGAGGACGCCTATAATCAGGTGCTGACCGACGGCAAGGCCACCGCCGTGAACTCCTCGTTCGGCGGATGCGAATCGAGCGACGTTCCGTTCGCAGATTCCACGAACGCAATCGCCCAGCAAGGAGCCGCGGAGGGCGTCGAATTCTCGGCGTCGAGCGGTGACTCGGGAAGCAACGAATGTGGCGGCCTAGGCGTGAGCGCGCCGGCCGGAGATCCGTACTTCTCGTCCATCGGCGGCATCGACTTCACCGACACCAGCGGTGGAGTTCTCACCAGCGTCACGATGGGTAGCGTGAGCGGATACTCCGGCGGCGGCGGTGTGTCGACCGTCTTCGCCCTGCCCACTTACCAAAACGGGATCACCGGCATGATCACGTCGGGGCGCAATCAGCCCGACTACTCGCTGCCGTTCTTCCCCGTCGCGGTGTTCACGGGCGGCAGCTGGGGCGAGTACCTAGGCACGTCGTGGTCGTCGCCGGCGTCGGTCGCGCTGATCATCGAAGCCAACGAACTGCACTCCGCGAAGCTGGGCTGGGTCGATCCCACGATATACAGCCTGTTCTCGCAGACGGGCTACAGCACGTATTATACGCCGTGCACGTCGGGCAATAACGGCGCGTACTCGTGCAACGCATCGCGGTACAATCAAGCGGCGGGCATCGGTGCTCCGAAGGGCTGGGCCTTAGCCAACGCTCTTTAG
- a CDS encoding methylated-DNA--[protein]-cysteine S-methyltransferase, with the protein MPARNSKSHKSVLADMDRALFRSMLETRVGSIQLAVNGEGVLVEILLPNRRPMASSSELLPPAAAHGMKAAREQLSEYFRGERRVFELPLEPHGSPFEQQVWTKLLDVPYGVTTSYGAIAVELGLTNGARAVGRANGSNPIPIVIPCHRVIGSDGSLTGYGGGLPLKRALLELEGAVRPPEPRLF; encoded by the coding sequence ATGCCCGCGCGCAACTCGAAGTCCCATAAGAGCGTTCTTGCCGATATGGATCGCGCGCTCTTTCGTTCGATGCTCGAGACACGCGTAGGCAGCATCCAACTGGCGGTGAACGGAGAGGGTGTTCTGGTCGAGATCTTACTGCCGAACCGCAGACCGATGGCATCGTCCTCAGAGCTCCTTCCGCCCGCTGCAGCGCACGGGATGAAAGCCGCCCGGGAACAGTTGAGTGAGTACTTCCGGGGCGAGCGCCGCGTCTTTGAATTACCGCTGGAGCCGCACGGCTCGCCGTTCGAGCAGCAGGTGTGGACGAAACTTTTGGACGTGCCGTACGGAGTCACTACCTCGTACGGGGCGATCGCGGTGGAGCTCGGGCTGACCAACGGCGCGCGCGCGGTCGGTCGCGCGAACGGATCGAATCCGATCCCGATCGTGATACCGTGTCACCGCGTCATCGGATCCGACGGCAGCCTGACCGGCTACGGCGGAGGTTTGCCGTTAAAGCGCGCGTTGCTCGAGTTGGAGGGTGCCGTCCGGCCACCGGAACCGCGCCTTTTCTAG
- a CDS encoding FAD-dependent monooxygenase: MRDPATQESPEVDVFIAGAGPVGLFLANECARLGMSYRIVETNATQSTHSKALAIFPRTFEIFDMAGLAEPFSTAANRVTRVAFASHDRRLGCIEFAPSETPYPYVAMVPQDVTEKLLLEHLRSTGGDVEYETTLVSARETDSGVEATLERGGVTTAVEAKYLVGCDGAHSTVRHVLGLQFEGGDYAEQFMLADAITNDVLRSDEMQLCPSQDGPLAIFPMSPTRRRLVATVGELDGDAPALDLVNDLLAQRAPEGLRAESLVWSTYFRIHHRCCAEMRAGRAFVAGDAAHIHSPFGGQGMNTGLQDAWNLAWKLNLAVRGDANDALLSSYSPERYPIVKGVIETTHFLTTALGSSNPVAQGIRDTVIPVVTHIPQIQRAFVERLSGLGNSYKGSPVVDGSGRRYFDDSLRGGRGIGHRFILMVPAAGSAILAAAQGLAERFSDVLELRSYGGRDSLLIRPDGYVACESRGSDATALKPAEEVLRKQVRC, encoded by the coding sequence ATGCGCGATCCAGCTACGCAAGAATCCCCCGAGGTCGACGTTTTTATCGCGGGCGCGGGGCCCGTCGGCCTATTCCTTGCCAACGAGTGCGCGCGACTGGGCATGAGTTATCGCATCGTCGAAACGAACGCCACGCAGTCGACGCACTCGAAAGCCCTCGCGATCTTCCCGAGGACGTTCGAGATCTTCGACATGGCTGGATTGGCCGAACCGTTCTCGACGGCGGCCAATCGCGTGACCCGCGTGGCGTTCGCGTCGCACGATCGGAGACTCGGCTGCATCGAATTCGCGCCCAGCGAGACGCCGTATCCGTACGTCGCCATGGTGCCGCAGGACGTCACGGAGAAACTGCTGTTGGAGCATCTGCGCAGCACGGGCGGCGACGTCGAGTACGAGACGACGCTCGTTTCGGCGCGCGAGACGGACTCCGGCGTCGAGGCGACGCTCGAGCGTGGCGGCGTTACGACGGCGGTCGAGGCGAAGTATCTGGTCGGGTGCGACGGCGCGCACAGTACGGTGCGCCACGTCCTGGGCCTGCAGTTCGAGGGCGGGGACTACGCGGAGCAGTTCATGCTCGCCGACGCAATTACCAATGACGTCCTTCGCAGCGACGAGATGCAATTGTGTCCGAGCCAGGACGGACCGCTGGCGATCTTTCCGATGAGCCCGACCCGGCGTCGCCTCGTCGCGACGGTCGGGGAGCTGGACGGAGACGCTCCGGCACTCGACCTCGTCAACGATCTTTTGGCACAACGCGCACCCGAAGGCCTGAGGGCCGAATCTCTGGTTTGGTCCACTTATTTCCGAATCCACCATCGCTGCTGCGCGGAAATGCGGGCGGGCCGCGCGTTCGTTGCCGGAGACGCCGCACACATTCACAGCCCATTCGGCGGGCAGGGCATGAATACGGGACTTCAGGATGCGTGGAACCTCGCCTGGAAGCTCAATCTCGCCGTGCGCGGGGACGCGAACGACGCGCTGCTCTCTAGCTATTCGCCGGAGCGCTATCCGATCGTCAAGGGCGTGATCGAAACGACGCACTTTCTCACGACCGCGCTCGGCTCGAGTAATCCGGTCGCTCAGGGAATCAGGGACACGGTCATACCCGTCGTAACCCACATTCCGCAGATCCAGCGCGCGTTCGTCGAGCGGCTTTCCGGGCTGGGCAACTCGTACAAAGGCAGCCCAGTCGTCGACGGTTCGGGGCGCAGGTATTTTGACGACTCGCTGCGCGGCGGCCGCGGCATCGGGCATCGCTTCATTCTCATGGTGCCGGCGGCCGGCTCCGCAATCCTAGCGGCAGCACAGGGCCTCGCGGAAAGATTTTCGGACGTGTTGGAGCTGCGCTCGTATGGCGGCCGCGATTCGCTGCTGATTCGTCCGGACGGTTACGTCGCATGTGAATCCCGTGGCAGTGACGCGACAGCATTGAAGCCAGCGGAAGAGGTCCTGCGCAAGCAGGTACGCTGCTAG
- a CDS encoding serine hydrolase domain-containing protein, whose protein sequence is MRKCGLSCFGFVLGFIFLAPVAVRSADRPSLASPSVQSAIVAAVQRDRVHYGGRTPVPATVIGVWDRNGYGFVRTFGYADLASKAPSTTADHFRIGSNTKTFVVAVLLQLVAEKRLALDDPLSRFQLGVTIPDAGNITVRELCDMRSGLYEAFDTPQFAGLNWKVPADFSPRTLVAWAVQHKPYFAPNRGYRYSNTNYLLLGLIIEAVAKDSVGDQIRKRLIEPFGLTHTSFPQTEAMPAPWVRGYSLDENGNWQDVSNTVPVAFMWSAGAMISTMDDIRRWVKLFATGAAGGGTTYADLINCIPFVGNTSFGLGITCSAGWYGYTGALPGYNTADYYSPSTGLTIVAWINFQAKQPVEGVASVMVRDIARIVTPGHVPFVYTQSELKKMTSQ, encoded by the coding sequence GTGCGCAAATGCGGTCTTTCATGTTTCGGGTTCGTTCTCGGGTTCATCTTTCTGGCACCCGTCGCCGTGCGCTCTGCCGATCGCCCTTCGCTGGCGAGCCCATCGGTGCAGTCCGCGATCGTAGCCGCAGTGCAGCGCGATCGCGTGCACTATGGCGGACGCACGCCGGTGCCGGCGACGGTCATCGGCGTTTGGGACCGCAACGGGTACGGATTCGTACGAACCTTTGGATACGCGGATCTCGCGTCGAAGGCGCCGTCGACGACTGCGGACCATTTCCGGATCGGCAGCAACACCAAGACGTTTGTCGTTGCTGTGTTGCTTCAGCTGGTTGCCGAGAAAAGGCTCGCGCTCGACGATCCGCTGAGCCGCTTCCAGCTCGGTGTCACGATCCCCGACGCCGGCAATATCACCGTCCGCGAACTTTGCGACATGCGCAGCGGGCTGTACGAGGCCTTCGACACCCCGCAGTTTGCGGGGCTGAACTGGAAGGTCCCGGCGGACTTCAGCCCTCGAACGCTCGTCGCGTGGGCCGTGCAGCACAAGCCATACTTTGCACCCAACCGAGGCTATCGCTACAGCAATACCAACTATCTGCTCCTCGGTCTGATCATCGAGGCCGTCGCTAAGGACAGCGTGGGCGATCAGATCCGCAAACGCCTCATCGAGCCGTTCGGCCTGACCCATACGTCGTTCCCGCAGACCGAAGCCATGCCGGCGCCTTGGGTGCGCGGCTACAGCCTAGACGAGAACGGAAACTGGCAAGACGTCAGCAACACGGTGCCGGTCGCGTTCATGTGGTCGGCCGGCGCGATGATCTCGACTATGGACGACATCCGCCGCTGGGTCAAGCTCTTCGCCACAGGCGCGGCCGGCGGCGGGACGACCTACGCCGACCTCATCAACTGCATACCGTTCGTAGGAAACACGTCGTTTGGGCTCGGCATTACGTGCAGCGCGGGGTGGTACGGGTACACGGGCGCGCTGCCCGGCTATAACACCGCCGACTATTACTCCCCCTCGACAGGGTTGACGATCGTCGCGTGGATCAACTTCCAGGCGAAACAGCCGGTGGAAGGGGTCGCGAGCGTCATGGTGCGAGACATCGCGCGCATCGTCACGCCCGGCCACGTCCCGTTCGTTTACACGCAAAGCGAATTGAAGAAAATGACCAGCCAGTGA
- a CDS encoding DUF1801 domain-containing protein, with product MKSSSDVDDYIAGFPPKVQTLLRKMRATIKKAAPKASQRISYGMPAFVVNGKILVWYAAFTSHIGFYPKAAAIGAFKKELAVYNFAKGSVQFPFTEPLPVDLIGRMVEFRLERERRS from the coding sequence GTGAAATCTTCGTCCGATGTCGACGACTACATCGCCGGCTTTCCTCCCAAGGTGCAGACGCTGCTGCGCAAGATGCGCGCTACAATAAAGAAGGCCGCACCAAAGGCAAGCCAAAGGATCAGTTACGGCATGCCGGCGTTCGTCGTAAACGGAAAGATTCTCGTCTGGTACGCCGCATTCACGTCCCACATCGGTTTCTATCCCAAAGCGGCCGCGATTGGGGCGTTCAAGAAAGAACTAGCGGTCTACAATTTCGCGAAGGGTTCGGTCCAATTTCCCTTTACCGAACCGCTGCCGGTGGATCTGATCGGCCGAATGGTGGAGTTCCGGCTCGAGCGAGAAAGGCGATCTTAA
- a CDS encoding right-handed parallel beta-helix repeat-containing protein gives MGDQLDVRLYARLIAPVLCAACTLLSACGGMPTIAAPETMRPIQPDRRIIVRPGQSIQSALDRAMPGDTVLVEPGTYGEAGRPCAFDGKQTCGVSVTRDAISLVARGGKKPVVLEGSGALTNGIAVGVSSDCAEHRLRGSRVIGFVVKGFSASGFALRCVDDWELGYDAAANDGLYGFDSDLSDHGRLHDGVAEGAARAGIHVGLSQDVQIDHNVAHDNVIGFEVREMLRADVNRNTAFQNTAGIFESIMPGDRLERSRANTLSDNLVQRNDRPNKCAKPSDPVCMIPPGVGIAVIGGARNINVGNRVIGNESFGIAVLDVCSAFQIPKSRCDKLGFDPLPRATRTERNVTLQNGVDLLWTANGSGNCWLRNRSRTRMPNKLPRCSDPRALVY, from the coding sequence GTGGGAGACCAACTGGACGTGCGTCTATACGCGCGCCTGATCGCACCCGTGCTGTGCGCGGCGTGCACGCTCCTTTCCGCATGCGGAGGGATGCCGACTATCGCGGCACCCGAGACGATGCGGCCGATCCAGCCCGATCGCCGCATTATCGTCCGGCCGGGCCAATCGATTCAGTCGGCGCTGGATCGCGCGATGCCGGGCGACACGGTCCTCGTCGAGCCGGGAACCTACGGCGAAGCGGGGCGCCCGTGCGCCTTTGATGGCAAGCAAACCTGCGGGGTCAGCGTCACCAGGGACGCGATATCGCTGGTCGCCCGGGGCGGCAAGAAGCCGGTCGTGTTGGAGGGTTCCGGCGCCCTGACGAACGGCATCGCGGTCGGCGTGTCCTCGGATTGCGCCGAGCATCGCCTGCGCGGAAGCCGCGTCATCGGGTTCGTCGTCAAGGGCTTCTCCGCATCGGGCTTCGCGCTTCGATGCGTCGACGATTGGGAGCTGGGCTACGATGCCGCCGCGAACGATGGACTGTACGGCTTCGACTCCGATCTCTCGGATCACGGACGTCTCCACGACGGCGTCGCGGAGGGCGCGGCGCGAGCCGGCATTCACGTCGGTCTGTCGCAGGACGTTCAGATCGACCATAACGTCGCTCACGACAACGTCATTGGATTCGAAGTGCGCGAGATGCTTCGCGCCGACGTCAATCGCAACACGGCGTTCCAAAACACGGCGGGGATCTTCGAATCGATCATGCCCGGCGATCGCCTCGAGCGGAGTCGAGCGAATACCCTCAGCGATAATCTCGTGCAACGCAACGATCGACCGAACAAGTGCGCCAAGCCGAGCGACCCCGTCTGCATGATCCCGCCGGGAGTCGGTATCGCCGTCATCGGCGGCGCGCGTAATATCAATGTCGGTAATCGCGTGATCGGAAACGAATCGTTCGGGATAGCAGTCCTCGACGTCTGCTCTGCGTTTCAGATACCGAAGAGCCGCTGCGACAAACTGGGATTCGATCCGTTGCCACGCGCTACGCGCACGGAGCGGAACGTCACGCTGCAAAACGGCGTCGACTTGCTGTGGACGGCCAACGGCAGCGGAAACTGCTGGCTACGGAATCGTTCGAGGACCCGGATGCCGAATAAGTTGCCGCGGTGCTCGGATCCTCGAGCTCTCGTTTACTGA
- a CDS encoding methyltransferase domain-containing protein — protein MLSFDRQYAEAAFARALTEGLLADAVITPGMRVLVLGRQVCDLALLVAERVGRHGCVVAAHEHPRVVAQARRRAAEEGFDGVSFRTMPLDADALEAPFDAVIGRFYLAYQKDPVESLRLAARTVHDGGRIAFQEWHYESMLWADTSDWPRLPLYRDFARRAVEGLQRSGTHVDMGLRLANTFSAAGLCVPALSTDLRTVHGADPMGYGFFATMLRDSLPAPESGVAAAEVDVETFAARLERETIAAGGHAFLPLQVAAWTRAAPSYSAAK, from the coding sequence ATGTTAAGCTTCGATCGTCAATACGCCGAGGCGGCGTTTGCGCGGGCGCTCACCGAGGGTCTGCTGGCGGACGCCGTGATCACGCCCGGCATGCGCGTCCTGGTCCTCGGGCGCCAAGTTTGCGATCTGGCGTTGCTCGTCGCCGAACGAGTCGGGCGCCACGGCTGCGTCGTCGCCGCTCACGAACATCCGCGCGTCGTCGCACAAGCGCGGCGGCGCGCCGCGGAGGAGGGTTTCGACGGCGTGAGCTTTCGGACGATGCCACTCGATGCAGACGCGCTCGAGGCTCCATTTGACGCGGTGATCGGCCGGTTCTACCTCGCGTACCAGAAGGATCCGGTCGAATCGTTGCGGCTCGCCGCTCGAACCGTCCACGATGGTGGACGCATCGCGTTTCAGGAGTGGCACTACGAATCGATGCTCTGGGCGGACACGTCCGACTGGCCACGTCTCCCGCTCTATCGTGACTTCGCGCGTCGCGCCGTCGAGGGTCTGCAGCGCAGCGGCACGCACGTCGACATGGGCCTGCGCCTCGCGAACACTTTCAGTGCTGCGGGACTGTGCGTGCCGGCGCTGAGCACGGATCTCCGCACCGTGCACGGTGCGGACCCTATGGGTTACGGCTTCTTCGCGACAATGCTGCGCGATTCGCTTCCGGCGCCGGAGAGCGGCGTCGCCGCCGCCGAGGTGGACGTCGAGACCTTCGCGGCGCGCCTGGAACGCGAGACGATCGCGGCCGGCGGCCACGCGTTTCTCCCCCTTCAAGTCGCGGCATGGACGCGGGCCGCGCCCTCGTATAGCGCCGCTAAGTAG